In Flavobacterium gelatinilyticum, a genomic segment contains:
- a CDS encoding prolyl oligopeptidase family serine peptidase has product MKKTFLLMAITTAGISFGQNKIQYPQTKKGETVDVYFDTKVSDPYRWLEDDKSAETGAWVKAENEVTYGYLDKIPFRNELKARMEKLWNFEKIGAPSKEGKFTYYSKNNGLQNQSVIYRKDEKGKEEVFLDPNTFSKDGTTSLSGLDFSKDGSKAAYSISEGGSDWRKVIIIDAVSKKVLEDTLVDVKFSGISWHGNDGFYYSSYEKPKGSELSAKTDQHKLFFHKLGTAQKDDKIIFGADQKRRYVGGYVTEDNRYLVITASNSTYGNELYIKDLTKPNSPIVTIVDNFNSDSNIIENEGSKLFIETDFNAPNKRVVTVDASNPKPENWKDFIKETKDILSPSTGAGYFFANYTKDAVSFVQQYDYNGKLVREIKLPAVGTAGGFGGKKNEKLLYYSFTNYTTPGSIYSFEPKSGKSEIYEKPKVDFKSEDYESKQVFYTSKDGTKVPMIITYKKGTKLDGKNPTILYGYGGFNISLTPSFSIANAVWMENGGVYAVANLRGGGEYGKKWHDAGTKLQKQNVFDDFIAAAEYLIAQKYTSSDYLAIRGGSNGGLLVGAAMTQRPELMKVALPAVGVMDMLRYNAFTAGAGWAFDYGTAQDSKEMFEYLKGYSPVHNVKQGTHYPATMVTTGDHDDRVVPAHSFKFASELQEKQAGDNPVLIRIDVKAGHGAGKSVAASIQENVDIQAFTLYNMGFTSLPKK; this is encoded by the coding sequence ATGAAAAAAACATTTTTATTAATGGCTATAACAACTGCAGGAATTTCATTTGGACAAAATAAAATTCAATATCCGCAAACTAAAAAAGGAGAAACTGTTGATGTGTATTTTGACACCAAAGTAAGCGATCCGTATCGTTGGTTAGAAGACGATAAATCTGCTGAAACGGGTGCATGGGTAAAGGCTGAAAATGAAGTAACTTACGGTTATTTAGATAAAATTCCGTTTAGAAATGAGCTGAAAGCCCGCATGGAAAAGCTATGGAATTTTGAAAAAATAGGCGCTCCGTCTAAAGAGGGAAAATTTACATATTATTCTAAAAATAACGGTCTTCAAAATCAATCTGTTATATACAGAAAAGACGAGAAAGGAAAAGAAGAAGTTTTCCTTGACCCGAATACATTCTCGAAAGACGGAACAACTTCGCTCAGCGGACTGGATTTTTCTAAAGACGGAAGTAAAGCAGCTTATTCTATTTCTGAAGGCGGAAGCGACTGGAGAAAAGTAATTATTATTGATGCTGTTTCTAAAAAAGTACTGGAAGATACTCTTGTTGATGTCAAATTCAGCGGTATTTCATGGCACGGAAATGACGGTTTTTATTATTCAAGTTATGAGAAACCAAAAGGAAGTGAACTGTCTGCCAAAACTGATCAGCATAAATTGTTTTTCCACAAACTGGGAACGGCTCAAAAAGACGATAAAATAATTTTTGGCGCCGATCAAAAAAGAAGATACGTAGGAGGCTATGTTACCGAAGACAATCGTTATTTAGTAATTACAGCTTCAAATTCTACTTACGGAAACGAATTGTACATTAAAGACCTCACGAAACCAAACAGCCCGATTGTTACCATTGTAGACAATTTTAACAGCGACAGTAATATTATTGAAAACGAAGGCAGTAAATTATTTATTGAAACTGATTTCAACGCTCCTAATAAACGCGTTGTAACGGTTGATGCCTCAAACCCGAAACCGGAAAACTGGAAAGATTTTATTAAAGAAACCAAAGATATTTTATCGCCTTCAACAGGTGCAGGTTATTTCTTTGCCAATTACACAAAAGATGCTGTTTCATTTGTACAGCAATACGATTATAACGGAAAATTAGTGCGCGAAATCAAACTTCCTGCTGTTGGAACTGCAGGCGGATTTGGCGGTAAAAAGAACGAAAAACTTCTGTATTACAGCTTTACCAACTACACTACTCCGGGAAGCATTTATTCTTTTGAACCAAAATCCGGTAAGTCTGAAATCTATGAGAAACCAAAAGTAGATTTCAAAAGCGAAGATTACGAATCTAAACAGGTTTTCTACACATCAAAAGATGGTACAAAAGTACCAATGATTATTACCTATAAAAAAGGAACAAAATTAGATGGTAAAAACCCAACAATCCTTTATGGTTACGGCGGATTCAACATCAGCTTAACACCAAGTTTCAGTATCGCAAATGCGGTTTGGATGGAAAACGGCGGTGTTTATGCTGTTGCCAACTTAAGAGGAGGCGGTGAATACGGAAAAAAATGGCACGATGCAGGAACAAAATTGCAAAAGCAAAATGTATTTGACGATTTTATCGCTGCTGCCGAATATCTAATCGCTCAAAAATATACCTCATCTGATTATTTGGCAATCCGCGGCGGATCTAATGGAGGTTTGCTGGTTGGTGCAGCTATGACACAGCGTCCTGAATTAATGAAAGTAGCTTTACCGGCTGTGGGCGTTATGGATATGCTCCGTTACAACGCTTTTACAGCGGGCGCAGGCTGGGCTTTTGATTACGGAACGGCTCAGGACAGCAAAGAAATGTTCGAGTATTTAAAAGGATATTCTCCTGTTCACAATGTTAAACAAGGAACGCATTATCCTGCTACAATGGTAACTACAGGAGATCATGATGATCGTGTTGTTCCGGCACATAGTTTTAAATTTGCATCTGAATTACAGGAAAAACAAGCCGGAGATAATCCTGTTTTAATTAGAATTGATGTTAAAGCCGGACACGGAGCAGGAAAATCTGTTGCAGCGTCTATTCAAGAAAATGTAGACATTCAAGCGTTTACGCTTTACAATATGGGTTTTACTTCTTTACCGAAAAAGTAA
- a CDS encoding porin family protein, whose protein sequence is MRSLFSCLFLISFLNAFSQDDAKPEIKPIVKIDSLYREDQFYFSVTYNMFTDIPSQFKQNKFSLGLSGGFLRDMPVNKSRTVAIAAGFGFSYQNYYQNLNIYDDAAGEILYGVNSYNEFVSNRYRQYSVDLPIEFRWRNSTFESTKFWRIYAGIKFSYVFSNASNLDDGENTYRIKNNPDINKFQYGPYLSAGYNTWNLYIYYGVNPLFKSTATTIDDERLKLKTLNAGLIFYIL, encoded by the coding sequence ATGCGATCACTTTTTAGCTGTTTGTTTTTAATCTCGTTTTTAAATGCTTTCTCGCAGGACGATGCCAAACCGGAAATAAAACCGATAGTTAAAATAGACTCTTTGTACAGAGAAGATCAGTTTTATTTTTCGGTAACCTATAATATGTTTACGGATATTCCAAGTCAATTCAAACAGAATAAATTCTCTTTGGGACTTTCCGGAGGTTTCCTGCGCGACATGCCGGTAAACAAATCAAGAACAGTGGCGATCGCGGCGGGTTTTGGATTCAGTTATCAAAATTATTATCAGAACCTTAATATTTACGATGACGCGGCAGGCGAAATTCTTTACGGAGTTAACAGTTATAATGAATTCGTTTCTAATCGTTACAGACAATATTCTGTTGATCTTCCTATAGAATTCAGATGGCGTAATTCGACTTTCGAAAGCACCAAATTCTGGAGAATTTATGCAGGAATAAAATTCAGTTATGTATTTTCAAACGCCTCAAATCTGGACGATGGAGAGAATACTTATAGAATAAAAAACAATCCCGATATTAATAAATTTCAATACGGTCCGTATCTTTCAGCTGGTTATAACACATGGAATTTGTATATCTATTACGGGGTAAATCCGTTGTTTAAATCTACAGCCACTACGATCGATGATGAAAGACTTAAATTGAAAACTCTTAATGCAGGACTGATTTTCTACATTTTATAA
- a CDS encoding TonB-dependent receptor — protein MKKFIFALILGVSGILSAQNSVSGTVTDNQNQPLPGVSVYAPELHKGTTTDVNGKYELNNLPNGSLRIAFSYVGYANQNKTIVKLVKQNTLDIVLEESILEMDEVVVSTPFNKLQSQNVMKIEHESIKTLQQKGTSTLIEGLATIPGVAQISTGTSIGKPVIRGLSGNRVLVYSQGVRIENQQFGDEHGLGLNDAGIESVEVIKGPASLLYGSDALGGVLYFNPEKFADAGTFKANFSQKYFTNTEGSNSSIGLKTSTDNWKFLARGSYNTHSDYKIADGDRVTNSRYNETDFKTGIGYSNSTFSSVVRYNYNKLDIGIPEEGIAEQSSSKDTQFPRQGIFNHLLSLNNVIFFENSKLDVDLGYIANDRSEFEDSNEASLHMKLNTFNYNAKYHFPKFGKIETILGVQGMHQTNKNSGEEYLIPDATTNDFGVFGTANYEWDNSVLQAGLRFDNRNITSIAHGTEGEEGYFLPLDRSFDSFNASLGYKTKLAEPLTLRLNVATGFRAPNLAELTSNGVHEGTNRYEIGNANLKTEQNVQTDLNLEYKNTHFEFFVNGFYNHVNNYIYTSPTGEVLEDNDVFAYVQDNAQLYGGEVGLHFHPHPLDWLHFETSFETVTGKKENKDYLPLIPANNWNNTLRTEFNIQNWLSEGFASLNVSSTFSQDNVSGFETASKGYTLVNLGFGGTVKLGKTAFDINLNGNNLFDKKYIAHLSRLKTDGIPNIGRNIVLGVNFNL, from the coding sequence ATGAAAAAATTCATATTTGCCCTTATATTAGGGGTCTCGGGCATTCTTTCTGCTCAAAATTCGGTTTCAGGAACAGTAACCGATAATCAAAACCAGCCATTACCGGGCGTTTCTGTTTACGCACCGGAACTTCATAAAGGAACAACAACAGATGTAAACGGAAAGTACGAGTTAAACAACCTGCCAAACGGAAGTTTACGCATTGCTTTTTCGTATGTTGGATATGCCAATCAGAACAAAACTATTGTTAAATTAGTGAAACAAAATACTCTGGACATTGTTCTTGAAGAATCGATTCTGGAAATGGACGAGGTAGTGGTTTCAACTCCTTTTAACAAACTGCAATCGCAAAACGTAATGAAAATTGAGCACGAAAGCATCAAAACATTACAACAAAAAGGAACTTCAACTTTAATCGAAGGTTTAGCCACTATTCCGGGAGTTGCCCAGATTTCTACCGGAACTTCAATCGGGAAACCGGTTATCCGCGGACTCAGCGGGAATCGTGTTTTGGTTTATTCTCAGGGCGTTCGTATCGAAAATCAGCAGTTTGGAGACGAACATGGTTTAGGTTTAAACGATGCCGGAATCGAAAGCGTTGAAGTAATAAAAGGGCCGGCTTCTTTATTGTACGGTTCTGATGCTCTTGGAGGTGTCTTGTATTTCAATCCTGAAAAATTTGCCGATGCTGGTACTTTTAAAGCTAATTTCAGCCAAAAATATTTTACGAATACAGAAGGAAGTAATTCTTCTATAGGATTAAAAACATCTACAGACAATTGGAAATTCCTGGCAAGGGGAAGCTACAACACACATTCTGACTACAAAATCGCCGATGGCGACCGCGTTACAAACTCACGTTACAACGAAACTGATTTTAAAACCGGAATTGGCTACAGTAATTCAACTTTTTCAAGTGTTGTACGATACAATTACAATAAACTGGATATTGGAATTCCGGAAGAAGGAATTGCAGAACAGTCTTCAAGCAAGGACACACAATTTCCGAGACAGGGAATCTTTAATCATTTACTGAGTTTAAACAATGTTATCTTTTTTGAAAACTCAAAACTTGATGTTGATTTAGGGTATATCGCCAATGACCGAAGCGAATTTGAAGACAGCAACGAAGCTTCTTTGCACATGAAACTGAATACTTTCAATTATAATGCAAAATACCATTTCCCTAAATTCGGAAAAATCGAAACTATTTTGGGCGTTCAGGGAATGCATCAAACCAACAAAAATTCGGGTGAAGAATATTTGATTCCGGATGCCACTACAAATGATTTTGGTGTTTTTGGAACTGCTAATTACGAATGGGATAACAGCGTATTGCAGGCCGGATTGCGTTTCGATAACCGAAATATTACTTCAATCGCACACGGAACAGAAGGTGAAGAAGGGTATTTTCTTCCTCTTGACCGATCTTTTGACAGTTTTAATGCTTCTTTAGGGTATAAAACAAAATTAGCCGAGCCTTTAACCCTTCGTTTAAATGTGGCAACCGGATTTAGAGCGCCAAACTTAGCCGAATTAACTTCAAATGGAGTTCACGAAGGAACTAACCGATATGAAATTGGAAACGCTAATTTAAAAACAGAACAAAACGTTCAGACTGATTTGAATTTAGAATACAAAAACACGCATTTTGAATTTTTCGTAAACGGATTCTACAATCATGTAAACAATTACATTTATACGTCGCCAACCGGAGAAGTTTTAGAAGATAATGATGTTTTTGCTTATGTTCAGGATAATGCACAATTATATGGTGGTGAAGTTGGTCTGCACTTTCACCCTCACCCATTAGACTGGTTACATTTTGAAACTAGTTTTGAAACCGTTACAGGTAAAAAAGAAAACAAAGATTATCTGCCTTTAATTCCTGCAAACAACTGGAATAATACACTTAGAACTGAATTTAATATCCAAAACTGGTTAAGCGAAGGTTTTGCTTCTTTGAATGTATCTTCTACTTTTAGTCAGGATAATGTGAGTGGTTTCGAAACAGCTTCTAAAGGATATACTTTAGTAAACTTAGGTTTTGGCGGAACAGTAAAACTAGGAAAAACTGCTTTTGATATTAACTTAAACGGAAACAATTTATTTGATAAAAAATATATTGCACACCTTTCAAGATTAAAAACAGACGGTATTCCGAATATTGGAAGAAACATCGTTTTGGGAGTTAACTTTAATCTGTAA
- a CDS encoding Gfo/Idh/MocA family protein produces the protein MEIIKWGIIGCGNVTEVKSGPAFQKAPNSALVAVMRRDASLAEDYAKRHNVPKWYSNAEDLINDPEVDAVYIATPPSSHKEYTILCAKAGKPVYVEKPMALTFEECSEMISACKEHNVPLFVAYYRRALPRFLKIKEIIDEGKLGNIRHVNCVLYHPFEERYDDEINLPWTVLPHISGGGIFVDLACHTLDFLDFVLGPIKSVRGHATSQLKAYPAEDAVSMSFLFENGIHGSGIWNFASFERYDNTEITGDKGKISFSTFGNDPIHIQYTNGEKETITIENPLHIQQPFIETVISELLGSEGASPSKGVSGARTTWVIDEVLKEFRNSK, from the coding sequence ATGGAAATTATAAAATGGGGAATTATTGGCTGCGGAAATGTAACCGAAGTTAAAAGCGGACCTGCTTTTCAGAAGGCTCCAAACTCTGCTTTAGTTGCTGTTATGCGAAGAGATGCATCGCTTGCCGAAGATTACGCAAAACGACACAATGTTCCGAAATGGTATTCTAATGCTGAAGATTTAATTAATGATCCAGAAGTTGATGCCGTTTATATTGCCACTCCTCCATCTTCTCATAAAGAATATACCATTTTATGCGCCAAAGCAGGAAAACCTGTTTATGTTGAAAAACCAATGGCTTTAACTTTTGAAGAATGCAGCGAAATGATCAGCGCCTGCAAAGAACACAATGTTCCGTTATTTGTTGCTTATTACAGAAGAGCTCTGCCTCGCTTTTTAAAAATTAAAGAAATAATTGACGAAGGAAAATTAGGGAATATCAGGCACGTAAACTGTGTTTTATATCATCCTTTTGAGGAGCGCTACGATGACGAAATCAATCTTCCGTGGACTGTTTTACCGCATATTTCCGGAGGCGGTATTTTTGTTGATCTGGCCTGTCATACTTTGGATTTCCTGGATTTTGTTTTAGGTCCGATAAAGTCTGTTCGCGGACATGCAACTTCTCAACTTAAAGCGTATCCTGCTGAAGATGCCGTTTCGATGTCTTTTTTATTCGAAAACGGAATCCACGGATCGGGTATCTGGAATTTTGCAAGTTTTGAACGTTATGACAATACTGAAATTACAGGAGACAAAGGAAAAATTTCTTTCTCTACTTTTGGAAATGATCCTATTCACATTCAATATACAAATGGAGAAAAAGAAACAATTACAATAGAAAATCCGCTTCATATTCAGCAGCCATTTATTGAAACTGTTATTTCTGAACTTTTAGGCAGCGAAGGTGCTTCTCCATCAAAAGGAGTTTCTGGAGCAAGAACAACTTGGGTTATTGATGAAGTTTTAAAGGAGTTTAGAAATTCTAAATAA
- a CDS encoding integrase core domain-containing protein — protein MRNNSQDSTLERNYLEKYRFLIKEYEQVKNKTHPLYKKAMDFYTANDTCRKSFLKYYNRYKQSGKSVDLLPQKRGPKYKTRRPLPFIEQKVVELREKGNNKYEIVSILNPKLGKYTPSYSGVYNILKRHKINRLTPKIKKNHQKIIKERMGQLGHIDCHYLSKSVIRGENKKLYLVCVIDDYSRIAWAELVPDITSLTVMFASLKCLNILSSHYEIKFEEILSDNGAEFGIKTSKVKNQHPFERMLMELGIVHRYTRPYRPQTNGKVERFWRTLEEDLLRDTDFDSQEELKEELLQYLYYYNHERPHQGIDGKKPIEMINPLPK, from the coding sequence ATGAGAAACAATAGTCAGGATTCAACATTGGAAAGAAACTATTTAGAGAAGTACCGTTTTCTAATTAAAGAATATGAACAAGTTAAAAACAAGACCCATCCCTTGTACAAGAAGGCAATGGATTTTTATACGGCCAATGATACTTGCAGAAAGAGTTTTTTAAAGTATTATAATCGATATAAACAAAGTGGAAAGTCAGTAGATTTACTGCCTCAAAAACGTGGCCCAAAATATAAAACCAGACGCCCTTTGCCGTTCATAGAACAAAAAGTGGTTGAATTACGGGAAAAGGGAAACAATAAATATGAAATTGTTAGTATCTTAAATCCCAAATTGGGAAAATACACACCCTCATATTCTGGAGTTTACAATATTTTAAAGCGGCATAAAATAAACAGATTAACTCCGAAGATCAAAAAGAATCATCAGAAAATAATCAAAGAAAGAATGGGACAGCTGGGTCATATTGATTGTCATTATTTAAGCAAAAGCGTAATTCGCGGAGAAAACAAAAAACTCTATTTAGTCTGTGTAATTGATGATTACAGCCGTATTGCCTGGGCAGAATTAGTTCCGGACATCACGAGTTTAACAGTAATGTTTGCCTCATTAAAGTGCTTGAATATCTTAAGCAGTCATTATGAAATAAAATTTGAAGAGATATTGTCTGATAATGGGGCTGAATTTGGAATCAAAACAAGCAAGGTAAAAAATCAGCATCCATTTGAAAGAATGCTCATGGAATTAGGAATAGTTCACAGGTACACAAGACCTTACCGTCCGCAGACAAATGGCAAGGTTGAACGTTTTTGGAGAACTCTCGAAGAGGATTTATTACGGGATACTGATTTTGATTCGCAAGAAGAACTGAAAGAGGAATTATTACAATATTTGTATTATTACAATCATGAAAGACCACATCAGGGAATTGATGGAAAAAAGCCAATTGAAATGATAAATCCGTTACCGAAATAA
- a CDS encoding outer membrane beta-barrel protein: MKKNLFLLGLLVCSMTAMAQTTSGEKPETWYFKLGGSYFLQTAATEFPIVNGQLPNTDVYGPNGTTLISRKTNHGSFGEGFRSGLTAGYRFSTRVGVEMGINYYSSADKLMVETTNRLVATAPTNIFVTGDAVGKIRAWDLSPSLVLFLGESKGFEPYTKVGVIVPIHGDLTIETNREYSTAAGVMAKTYSEDVVKPNPTIGFMAAVGTSYKLGKKIAVFAEIEYRNFTVHGKTKETTVFTENGVDKLHTPSTFRQDASYSAIHTNYVSQLTTSSNSKVTNAAGFDDTKATDDISSFVGISGIGLTVGLKYSL, encoded by the coding sequence ATGAAAAAGAACCTATTTTTATTAGGATTATTAGTTTGCTCTATGACTGCAATGGCGCAAACAACAAGTGGAGAGAAGCCGGAAACCTGGTATTTTAAATTGGGTGGATCATATTTCCTTCAGACAGCAGCTACCGAATTTCCAATTGTAAATGGTCAATTACCAAATACAGATGTTTATGGACCTAATGGAACTACTTTAATTTCGAGAAAAACAAATCACGGTTCCTTTGGGGAAGGTTTCCGTTCTGGATTAACTGCTGGTTACCGTTTTTCAACTCGTGTAGGTGTTGAGATGGGAATCAACTATTATTCTAGTGCTGATAAATTGATGGTTGAGACTACAAATCGTTTAGTAGCAACTGCTCCAACAAATATTTTTGTAACAGGTGATGCTGTAGGAAAAATTAGAGCATGGGATTTATCACCTTCATTAGTGTTGTTTTTAGGTGAATCTAAAGGTTTTGAACCTTATACAAAAGTTGGAGTTATTGTTCCGATACATGGGGACTTAACAATTGAAACAAATCGTGAATATTCTACAGCAGCAGGAGTGATGGCTAAAACATATTCTGAAGACGTTGTAAAACCTAATCCAACTATTGGTTTTATGGCAGCAGTAGGAACTTCTTATAAATTAGGGAAAAAGATCGCTGTATTTGCTGAAATTGAATACAGAAACTTTACTGTTCATGGGAAAACGAAAGAGACTACTGTTTTCACTGAAAACGGAGTAGATAAATTACATACTCCATCTACTTTTAGACAAGATGCTTCATATTCTGCTATTCATACTAATTATGTAAGTCAATTAACTACAAGTTCAAATAGTAAAGTAACTAATGCAGCTGGTTTTGATGATACTAAAGCTACTGATGATATAAGTTCTTTTGTTGGAATTTCAGGTATTGGACTAACTGTAGGTTTAAAATACAGCCTATAA